Proteins encoded within one genomic window of Oscillospiraceae bacterium:
- a CDS encoding ABC transporter permease, translated as MRKTFFDYKLFRDAFNQLKLPGILFTVLATAISILPPFVSIMNYLDSAENVSAHTIDFAELSPYLVFFMFLAPFVLSSNIFGFLNKRKASDFYHSIPNTRSSIFISFSSAVLSWLLIMIVCAVCASALFYTISPADTLSTFFIFGNILFFFVGSLLVFSATVLAMSITGTLLSNFILTGLVMFFPRFIIMLFSFVVNRLTLITTSSDLSFFTNSKVNIPFNTIYGFLFVDADSIIFFELPSLIYTFVVAVIYLAIACLLFNKRKSETAQKSAPNKTLQHIYRCLLTIPLSLAIPVTFLLEKNIDSSTFISACIIALGCLIIYFSYELICTKSFKALLAAAPVLLAIVMFDVIFAFSALLTQQNVLSFQPTAQEIKGVYLFNEDKNQLIKKPSYNQMLLQGLKIEDEQLNEIVSKSLKNTVQAVENDNLQDLYIDCISRKVTVQTKNNKKERRLIFFTAEDSKRLTDIISAQEKYQKAVSSLPTINSETNISFGGETLTKEQKNKLWELYSKEFNALDTSMQALHNYSNTFSSPENLIILNYGLGVNGYYNMKSYYSEFRISNKTPETLLYATNIINSQNGDDFDACINNFFNKENRWAQLYIEHLSARQNNTFSVIDVSLYEGKVEKNDFSMEQAQKIVDIFSRAKENPIDAENLYYINSNIRYVNPQAEEKETLYAGYFITLNQQQQQEIDDIIAEYREDNGITEK; from the coding sequence ATGAGAAAAACGTTTTTTGATTATAAGCTTTTTAGAGATGCCTTTAATCAGCTTAAGCTCCCCGGCATACTCTTTACTGTTCTTGCAACGGCAATTTCAATTCTTCCGCCCTTTGTTTCAATAATGAATTATCTGGACAGCGCTGAAAACGTAAGCGCTCATACAATTGATTTTGCAGAGCTTTCGCCCTATCTTGTTTTCTTTATGTTTCTTGCGCCCTTTGTGCTGTCAAGTAATATATTCGGATTTCTCAATAAAAGAAAGGCAAGCGATTTTTATCATTCTATCCCTAACACAAGAAGCAGTATATTTATAAGCTTTTCAAGTGCCGTACTTAGCTGGCTGTTAATAATGATTGTTTGCGCTGTATGCGCTTCGGCATTGTTTTATACAATTTCTCCCGCTGATACCCTTTCGACATTTTTCATTTTCGGAAATATTCTTTTCTTTTTTGTCGGCTCACTGCTTGTTTTCTCTGCTACTGTTTTAGCTATGAGTATAACAGGCACGCTTCTTTCAAATTTCATCCTAACAGGGCTTGTTATGTTTTTTCCCCGCTTTATAATAATGCTCTTTTCCTTTGTGGTAAACCGTCTGACCTTAATTACAACCTCTTCGGATTTAAGCTTTTTTACAAATTCAAAGGTAAATATTCCCTTTAACACTATTTACGGCTTTTTGTTTGTAGATGCTGACAGTATAATTTTCTTTGAGCTTCCCTCTTTGATATATACCTTTGTTGTTGCTGTAATATATCTTGCTATTGCCTGTCTTCTTTTCAACAAAAGAAAATCGGAAACGGCGCAAAAAAGCGCACCAAACAAAACCTTACAGCATATCTACCGCTGTCTTTTGACAATTCCGCTTTCCTTGGCTATCCCTGTTACTTTTCTCCTTGAAAAGAATATAGACTCTTCAACCTTTATTTCCGCTTGTATAATAGCTCTTGGATGTCTTATAATTTATTTTTCCTATGAGCTTATATGCACAAAAAGCTTTAAGGCTTTGCTTGCCGCTGCTCCGGTGTTGCTTGCAATAGTTATGTTTGATGTAATCTTTGCTTTTTCTGCCTTGCTGACACAGCAGAACGTTTTGTCTTTTCAGCCAACTGCACAGGAAATAAAGGGCGTTTATCTTTTCAACGAGGACAAAAACCAACTGATTAAAAAGCCCTCATATAATCAGATGCTTTTACAAGGCCTTAAAATTGAAGACGAGCAGTTAAATGAAATAGTTTCCAAAAGCTTGAAAAACACAGTACAGGCAGTGGAAAACGACAATTTACAAGACCTATATATTGACTGTATTTCAAGAAAAGTTACTGTTCAAACTAAAAATAATAAAAAAGAAAGACGTCTGATATTCTTCACAGCCGAGGACAGCAAAAGGCTGACAGACATAATAAGTGCGCAAGAAAAATATCAAAAAGCTGTTTCCTCGCTTCCCACTATAAATTCCGAAACCAATATATCCTTTGGCGGCGAGACTCTTACAAAAGAGCAGAAAAACAAGCTTTGGGAGCTTTACTCTAAAGAGTTTAACGCCTTAGATACCTCTATGCAGGCTCTCCACAATTACAGCAATACCTTCTCCTCTCCGGAAAATCTCATTATCTTGAATTACGGCTTAGGTGTCAACGGCTACTATAATATGAAAAGCTATTATTCGGAATTTAGGATATCAAATAAAACTCCCGAAACGCTGCTCTATGCAACAAATATTATAAACTCTCAGAACGGCGATGATTTTGACGCTTGTATAAATAACTTTTTCAATAAGGAAAACCGTTGGGCACAGCTTTATATAGAGCATCTGTCAGCTCGGCAAAATAATACCTTTTCAGTGATAGATGTTTCTCTTTATGAAGGCAAAGTCGAAAAAAATGATTTTTCTATGGAACAGGCACAGAAAATTGTTGACATTTTCAGCAGGGCAAAGGAAAATCCCATAGACGCTGAAAACCTATATTATATAAATTCAAATATAAGATATGTAAACCCCCAAGCCGAAGAAAAAGAAACTCTGTATGCAGGCTATTTCATAACCCTTAATCAACAGCAACAACAAGAAATAGACGATATTATAGCAGAGTACAGAGAGGATAACGGCATTACAGAAAAATAA
- a CDS encoding tyrosine--tRNA ligase: MNVFDELQRRGMIAQTTHEKEIRELLEKEKVTFYIGFDPTADSLHVGHFLQIMVMAHMQRAGHRPIAIIGGGTAMVGDPSGRTDMRKMLTPEQIQHNASRFQKQMSGIVDFSDGKAIAVNNADWLLNLNYVNFLRDIGVHFSVNRMLSAECFKSRLERGLSFIEFNYMLMQSYDFLKLNEDYGCKLELGGDDQWSNILGGIDLIRRVKGEEAYGMTFTLLTTSEGVKMGKTQGGAVWLDPEKTSPYEFFQYWRNVGDLDVIRCLKLLTFIPVEEIDEMAKWKDSEINKAKEILAYEVTKLVHGEEEANKARDAARALFSGGAAADVPSAIIKGEDFTDGKIGILDLLIKTGLAPSKSEARRNVEQGGVSLDDVKITNVNEAFTAEQVNEKLLKRGKKSFIKIIVE; the protein is encoded by the coding sequence ATGAACGTATTTGACGAACTTCAAAGAAGAGGTATGATAGCTCAGACAACTCACGAAAAGGAGATAAGAGAGCTTTTAGAAAAAGAAAAGGTAACCTTTTATATAGGCTTTGACCCCACGGCAGACAGCCTTCATGTAGGCCACTTTTTGCAGATAATGGTTATGGCTCATATGCAAAGAGCAGGTCATAGACCTATTGCAATTATAGGCGGCGGAACTGCTATGGTAGGAGACCCTTCGGGCAGAACAGATATGAGAAAAATGCTCACTCCCGAGCAGATACAGCACAATGCAAGCCGTTTCCAGAAGCAGATGTCAGGAATAGTTGATTTTTCCGACGGAAAAGCTATTGCAGTAAACAATGCAGACTGGCTTTTAAATCTTAATTACGTAAACTTTTTAAGAGATATCGGAGTACATTTCTCCGTTAACAGAATGTTGTCGGCTGAGTGCTTCAAATCCCGTCTTGAAAGAGGCCTTTCCTTTATCGAGTTTAACTATATGCTTATGCAGAGCTACGATTTCCTTAAGCTTAATGAGGATTACGGCTGTAAGCTTGAATTGGGCGGCGACGACCAATGGTCCAACATCTTAGGCGGTATAGACCTTATACGCAGAGTTAAGGGAGAAGAAGCTTACGGAATGACCTTTACCCTTCTTACAACCTCCGAAGGCGTTAAAATGGGAAAAACTCAGGGCGGCGCAGTATGGCTTGATCCTGAAAAAACATCTCCTTATGAATTCTTCCAGTATTGGAGAAATGTAGGCGACTTAGATGTTATAAGATGTCTTAAGCTTTTGACCTTTATCCCCGTTGAAGAAATTGACGAAATGGCTAAATGGAAGGACAGCGAGATAAACAAGGCTAAAGAAATCCTTGCATATGAGGTTACAAAGCTTGTACACGGTGAAGAGGAAGCAAACAAAGCAAGAGATGCGGCAAGAGCGCTTTTCTCAGGCGGCGCTGCGGCTGACGTGCCCTCTGCGATAATAAAAGGCGAAGATTTTACAGACGGCAAAATAGGAATTCTTGACCTTTTAATAAAAACAGGTCTTGCACCCTCCAAGAGTGAGGCTCGCAGAAATGTTGAACAGGGCGGCGTTTCTTTAGACGACGTTAAAATAACAAATGTAAACGAAGCATTCACAGCTGAACAGGTAAATGAAAAGCTTTTAAAAAGAGGAAAGAAGAGCTTTATTAAAATAATAGTTGAATAG